A section of the Polynucleobacter sp. AP-Jannik-300A-C4 genome encodes:
- the fliG gene encoding flagellar motor switch protein FliG, with product MADEETGAPKQLSIAEALKEGVKGATQSGSLTFEELDGASRAAVVLLAVGAESAANVLRQMTPFEVQRLSGKMAVVRSLSRDLVLQVLRQFKDVTANNSQVAFDTDSFMQNMLTKAMGAEGASDLLGRLESTLDMSGIETLKRMESDVLYEMIKNEHPQIIATVMVFLEPSQAASVLKLFADDLRNELILRIALLEKVQPAALKELNEVMSRSAGPDADFRRSTVGGVVPTAEILNMLSGGLDKEALNTIRNFNGELADAIQEKMFVFEDFNDIEDRSLQTLLLEVPQETLIVALKGASPKLREKLFKNMAKRAADGVREDLETRPPVKVQEVEEMQKEVIRVARVLADEGRMIMERGKSADAFL from the coding sequence ATGGCTGACGAAGAAACCGGCGCCCCCAAACAGCTCTCGATCGCTGAAGCTCTGAAAGAGGGCGTCAAGGGCGCAACTCAATCTGGAAGTTTGACTTTCGAGGAGCTGGATGGTGCTTCGCGCGCTGCCGTGGTGTTGTTGGCAGTAGGTGCTGAATCTGCTGCAAATGTTTTGCGTCAAATGACGCCATTTGAAGTGCAGCGCCTATCCGGAAAGATGGCGGTTGTTCGCTCCTTAAGTCGCGATCTTGTATTGCAAGTGTTGCGTCAGTTTAAGGATGTCACTGCGAATAACTCACAAGTGGCTTTCGATACCGATTCCTTCATGCAAAACATGCTGACTAAAGCGATGGGCGCTGAAGGTGCTTCTGATTTGCTCGGTCGTCTAGAGTCCACGCTCGACATGTCGGGTATTGAAACTCTGAAGCGTATGGAATCTGATGTTCTGTACGAGATGATTAAGAATGAGCATCCGCAAATTATTGCTACAGTGATGGTGTTCTTGGAACCATCGCAAGCAGCCTCTGTTCTCAAGTTGTTTGCTGATGATTTGCGTAACGAATTGATCTTGCGTATTGCCTTATTAGAGAAAGTCCAACCAGCTGCCTTGAAAGAATTGAACGAAGTCATGTCACGATCCGCAGGTCCAGATGCCGACTTCCGCAGAAGCACCGTAGGTGGTGTTGTGCCTACTGCAGAAATTCTCAATATGCTGTCCGGTGGCTTGGACAAAGAAGCGCTCAATACGATTCGTAACTTTAATGGCGAATTGGCTGATGCAATTCAAGAGAAGATGTTCGTGTTCGAGGATTTCAACGACATCGAGGATCGTTCACTACAGACCCTCTTGTTAGAGGTTCCGCAAGAAACTTTGATCGTTGCTCTGAAAGGCGCAAGTCCAAAGTTGCGCGAAAAGCTCTTCAAAAATATGGCCAAGCGTGCTGCCGATGGCGTGCGCGAAGATCTCGAGACTCGCCCACCAGTCAAGGTACAAGAAGTCGAAGAGATGCAAAAAGAAGTTATTCGTGTTGCACGTGTCTTGGCTGATGAAGGCCGCATGATCATGGAAAGGGGCAAGTCAGCCGATGCCTTCCTCTGA
- a CDS encoding FliH/SctL family protein, whose amino-acid sequence MPSSDEDSLLTRWEPPSFDPPKPPKPPKVAPIQYPTVEEVEAIRDNAYKEAYELGSNQGFVEGRDAGYKEGKESGYREGYKQGYVEADEETKRLQDALGQLLESITGMPEAIAEPLTQLSFEIASRLAANISMERAPFVAAVQEALMRLPRPGENLYLRLRAEEVETWKKIVDDPGLPFACTILVDADVRPGHAYVEVSGARIDVGLEARLALVRNALGLDGTAEELATVNTEALIDSSINMLEDESSDDSHLDEERNLDLPDSGEVEKE is encoded by the coding sequence ATGCCTTCCTCTGATGAGGACTCCCTGCTGACGAGGTGGGAGCCTCCCTCCTTTGATCCTCCAAAGCCCCCTAAACCTCCTAAGGTTGCGCCTATTCAATACCCAACGGTTGAAGAGGTTGAGGCGATTCGCGACAACGCCTATAAAGAAGCTTATGAGTTAGGCTCAAATCAAGGTTTTGTAGAAGGTAGGGATGCCGGTTACAAAGAAGGCAAGGAATCAGGCTATCGCGAGGGTTATAAGCAGGGCTATGTCGAGGCAGACGAAGAAACTAAACGTTTACAAGATGCTCTGGGTCAATTGCTTGAATCAATCACTGGAATGCCTGAGGCCATTGCTGAGCCCCTCACACAACTGAGTTTTGAGATTGCCTCTCGCCTTGCTGCCAATATTTCAATGGAGCGTGCTCCGTTCGTAGCGGCTGTTCAAGAAGCCTTGATGCGTCTTCCACGCCCCGGTGAAAATCTTTACCTGCGTCTGCGAGCAGAAGAGGTTGAGACTTGGAAAAAAATTGTTGATGATCCCGGTCTCCCATTTGCCTGCACTATTTTGGTTGACGCGGATGTACGCCCAGGACATGCTTATGTTGAGGTGAGTGGTGCACGTATTGATGTGGGCCTTGAGGCACGCTTAGCTCTCGTCAGAAACGCCTTAGGTTTGGATGGCACTGCTGAAGAGCTCGCAACGGTGAACACAGAAGCCTTGATCGATAGCAGCATCAATATGCTTGAAGATGAATCTAGTGATGACTCTCACCTGGATGAAGAGCGGAACCTAGATCTCCCTGACTCTGGTGAGGTGGAGAAAGAGTGA
- a CDS encoding FliI/YscN family ATPase — MQPTQLADQLEMRRQHLAQAPRSIREGKLKRVSGIVLEVEGLPMSIGTGATILSELGGKTYDAECIGFNGAITYLMPIDTMEGISPGALVYPADTPFNSGSGYTSNSIGEPLPIGESLLGRVVDGLGRPIDGKGYGEKQFSPFIQRTLNPLDRTPIHEPLDVGIQAVNGLLTVGRGQRVGIFAGSGVGKSVLLGMLARNCVADVIVIGLVGERGREVREFCEDTLGPESFKRAVVVAAPADASPLARSKGASYATDVAIWFRDQGKHVVLIVDSLTRYAMALREIGLSLGEAPVARGYPPSVFARMPELVERVGNGANPDGSITAFYTVLLEGDDTNDPVADTARGILDGHFFLSRELADSGHYPAIDVEKSISRVMPKVVSKEHLLSARRLKQLYSRYMRGRDLVSMGAYIAGTDPDLDAALQAWPKIQAFLQQDAEQTIPIDQTEKLLFEIAPPVV; from the coding sequence TTGCAGCCGACTCAATTAGCAGATCAACTGGAGATGCGCAGGCAGCATCTGGCGCAAGCGCCTCGCTCGATTCGTGAGGGTAAGCTCAAGCGGGTTTCTGGAATTGTGCTTGAGGTAGAAGGTTTGCCAATGAGCATTGGTACTGGTGCAACCATACTGTCTGAACTCGGTGGCAAAACATACGATGCTGAATGCATCGGCTTTAACGGTGCCATTACCTATTTAATGCCGATCGACACGATGGAAGGTATTTCTCCTGGAGCTTTGGTTTATCCAGCAGATACCCCCTTTAATTCTGGATCGGGATATACCTCCAATAGCATCGGTGAGCCATTGCCCATCGGCGAGAGTCTGCTTGGTCGTGTAGTCGATGGCTTAGGTCGTCCGATTGATGGCAAAGGTTATGGGGAAAAGCAATTCTCTCCATTTATTCAAAGAACTTTGAATCCATTGGATCGCACCCCAATTCATGAGCCATTAGATGTTGGGATTCAAGCAGTCAATGGTTTGCTCACAGTGGGTCGAGGACAGCGGGTTGGAATCTTTGCTGGTTCTGGGGTTGGTAAAAGCGTTTTATTAGGTATGCTCGCGCGCAACTGCGTAGCTGATGTGATCGTGATTGGTTTGGTGGGTGAGCGTGGTCGTGAGGTGCGTGAGTTTTGTGAAGACACACTCGGCCCTGAATCATTTAAGCGCGCTGTTGTAGTTGCTGCTCCAGCAGATGCTTCACCCTTAGCGCGCTCTAAGGGTGCCTCGTATGCAACTGATGTAGCTATCTGGTTTAGAGATCAAGGTAAACATGTTGTTCTCATTGTGGATTCTCTGACGCGTTATGCGATGGCATTGCGCGAGATTGGTTTGAGCTTAGGTGAAGCGCCAGTAGCACGTGGATACCCGCCTAGTGTGTTTGCACGTATGCCTGAACTGGTTGAGCGCGTTGGTAATGGCGCTAATCCCGATGGATCGATTACGGCGTTTTATACCGTGTTGCTAGAAGGTGACGATACGAATGATCCAGTTGCGGATACTGCCCGCGGAATTTTGGACGGTCACTTCTTCTTATCTCGTGAATTAGCAGATAGTGGTCACTACCCAGCTATTGATGTTGAAAAGTCAATTTCTCGTGTGATGCCTAAAGTGGTTTCCAAAGAGCATCTCTTATCCGCAAGGCGCCTAAAGCAACTCTACAGTCGGTATATGAGGGGGCGCGATTTAGTTTCTATGGGCGCCTATATTGCCGGAACTGACCCAGATTTAGATGCAGCGCTCCAGGCTTGGCCAAAAATTCAGGCATTTTTACAGCAAGATGCCGAGCAAACCATTCCAATCGATCAAACTGAAAAACTCCTTTTCGAGATCGCTCCACCGGTGGTTTAA
- a CDS encoding flagellar hook-length control protein FliK encodes MPTVGQIRMQAAASGVNAAGSKSGSMPGGSAMPVGFEAFLSALDRSTASRRDAQLNSSQTSTQGAFAMQNLPTMGSKQAGAAKNSDPVEMLMAEIAAQGLLNVAFQNPSQVNQTNGVSNADANANIQSLLSSLDTQQNQSLLGLANGQQLDAKQTALISQALSKAMKASGQGAEVAMQGQAASLLQALQQQSLGQQNTQTPAQIASTIQSLAQKNGITLPPEIQTQLTNLINKGSETGSIKLLGIEGAGQQTSAVVVEQAGVVDPNKATTIQNVIDPKTPNVLTSAGDKLAKSKTLDVNLTPGNVADKGQFAKGGAPLMSASAVDAKGAVEAQNLSHAEKQEFKDALNLSEITASNGSLARADAQNLGNQQKIELKASEVSLASGPLHEQVMSAAKSGGGRIMLELTPPEQGTIRIDLRIDQAGRAHLIVEGASDATKSRLDQGGQNLKNEFAQMGLNLSLDLRQGGQSQQAREQGFGSSRQGFYNSQSTISQSSNTTLAIGSAGSGDNRGNSDTVHLYA; translated from the coding sequence ATGCCAACAGTAGGTCAAATTCGAATGCAAGCAGCAGCCAGTGGCGTAAATGCCGCAGGTAGCAAGTCGGGCTCAATGCCCGGCGGCTCGGCTATGCCTGTGGGATTTGAGGCCTTCTTGTCAGCGCTAGACCGCTCTACAGCTTCTCGTCGTGATGCCCAGTTAAATTCTAGTCAAACTAGTACACAAGGCGCTTTTGCTATGCAAAATTTGCCTACTATGGGTAGCAAACAGGCTGGGGCTGCAAAAAATTCCGATCCAGTTGAAATGTTGATGGCAGAAATAGCCGCACAGGGCTTGCTGAACGTTGCCTTCCAAAATCCAAGTCAGGTTAATCAGACGAATGGTGTAAGTAATGCTGATGCCAACGCTAATATCCAGAGCTTGCTGAGTAGTTTAGATACACAACAAAATCAATCCTTATTGGGATTGGCAAATGGACAACAGCTCGACGCAAAACAAACAGCCTTAATCAGTCAAGCGCTCTCCAAAGCAATGAAAGCCTCTGGTCAGGGCGCGGAAGTTGCTATGCAAGGTCAGGCAGCTTCTTTACTGCAAGCATTGCAGCAACAGTCCTTGGGTCAGCAAAATACCCAAACCCCAGCACAAATTGCTAGCACTATTCAGAGTCTGGCGCAGAAAAATGGCATTACTTTGCCGCCAGAAATTCAGACTCAGTTAACCAATCTGATCAATAAGGGCTCGGAAACTGGCTCAATTAAGCTTTTGGGAATTGAGGGAGCTGGACAGCAAACATCCGCAGTAGTTGTGGAGCAGGCTGGTGTAGTTGATCCTAACAAGGCCACTACTATTCAAAACGTAATTGATCCTAAAACTCCTAACGTTTTAACTAGTGCTGGCGACAAATTGGCCAAATCTAAGACCTTGGATGTCAACTTAACACCAGGCAATGTAGCTGATAAAGGCCAGTTTGCTAAAGGTGGCGCACCATTGATGAGTGCGAGTGCTGTAGATGCCAAGGGCGCAGTAGAAGCACAAAACTTGTCCCATGCTGAAAAGCAAGAATTTAAAGATGCTTTAAATTTAAGTGAGATTACTGCAAGTAATGGCAGTTTAGCTAGGGCTGATGCTCAAAATTTAGGCAATCAACAGAAGATCGAATTGAAAGCATCAGAAGTTTCCTTGGCCTCAGGACCCTTGCATGAGCAGGTCATGAGTGCAGCGAAGTCTGGTGGCGGTCGGATTATGTTGGAATTAACCCCTCCAGAGCAGGGAACCATCCGAATTGACCTTAGAATTGACCAGGCCGGACGTGCACACCTCATTGTTGAGGGTGCTAGTGATGCCACCAAGTCCCGTCTCGATCAGGGCGGTCAAAACCTGAAAAATGAATTTGCTCAAATGGGCCTGAATTTATCCCTCGATTTAAGGCAGGGTGGTCAATCTCAGCAGGCTCGAGAGCAAGGTTTTGGCAGTTCTCGACAAGGTTTTTACAACAGCCAATCTACGATTTCTCAAAGCTCAAATACAACATTAGCCATCGGTTCTGCCGGATCAGGTGATAATAGGGGAAATAGCGATACAGTCCACCTGTATGCTTGA
- a CDS encoding flagellar basal body-associated FliL family protein produces MAEEERIEPTLDPNAAAPAAAASGPPAHGDGSEEAEKPKSKKTLFIIIGLVVVIVAAVGGYMYMQHSAEAKRLQEAEAKRPENILKKQLMERKENAPPIYIPLEEMIVNLPGRGGEHYLQAKIVLRTNDSATEGKIKNFMPVIRDKIITVLSSRQMQELATVEGKVMMAREIALVINSIIAPQLTAIYILQQQPGTADMQNLERIGAVPKETSSGQKITGEAARAAAEFWNVTEMDLPVQAVLFSSFVMQ; encoded by the coding sequence ATGGCTGAAGAAGAGCGTATTGAACCGACTTTAGATCCAAATGCAGCAGCGCCTGCTGCGGCTGCTTCAGGCCCTCCCGCACATGGCGATGGTTCCGAAGAAGCCGAAAAGCCTAAAAGCAAAAAAACACTTTTTATCATTATTGGTTTGGTAGTTGTGATTGTTGCTGCAGTTGGCGGATATATGTATATGCAGCACTCAGCCGAAGCAAAGCGTTTGCAAGAGGCTGAAGCAAAGCGCCCAGAAAATATCCTGAAGAAGCAGTTGATGGAGCGCAAAGAAAATGCGCCACCAATCTACATCCCGCTTGAAGAAATGATTGTTAATCTTCCTGGTCGAGGTGGTGAGCACTATCTTCAGGCAAAGATTGTTTTAAGAACCAATGATTCTGCTACTGAAGGCAAAATCAAGAATTTCATGCCAGTCATTCGGGACAAGATCATTACTGTTTTGTCATCACGTCAAATGCAAGAGTTAGCTACGGTTGAAGGTAAGGTCATGATGGCACGAGAAATTGCCTTGGTGATCAATTCCATTATTGCCCCACAGCTAACTGCGATTTATATTTTGCAACAACAGCCGGGCACCGCTGATATGCAAAATTTAGAGCGTATTGGTGCAGTTCCCAAAGAGACATCCTCTGGTCAAAAAATTACTGGGGAAGCAGCAAGAGCAGCTGCTGAATTCTGGAATGTCACTGAAATGGATTTGCCAGTGCAAGCTGTGTTGTTCAGTTCTTTTGTGATGCAGTAA
- the fliM gene encoding flagellar motor switch protein FliM has product MAAEEINVEMNIDAEDQRAMFDKSKIIARRRMPTLELIHERFSRAVRLTLFNMIRAPIEVQMHLPVVKSYQKFVDEFPERTNINIVGIRPLRGVGCWIVDPGVVYIAIDNMFGGEGRLAPRLNLREYTATELRIIRRLVDAFLSEYEKAWKSVYEIKFDFMRQETNFGFAKITSPGEMVLHSKFTIEINGRPGDIDLCIPFWVLEPVKSILYNNMQGFATEPDQHWTDLLNDQVHEAPVTAVAVLARKQMLLREITSLSVGDIIPIEINDPVTVYVDGLPVIKGQYGTKDGRYSVKVGTIQHPAEFLKSPLESARLGPSMMRSAEKGELYEQLPEVAKSHVEVPENPDASDTISAVTDGLVPDGQ; this is encoded by the coding sequence ATGGCGGCAGAGGAAATCAATGTCGAGATGAACATTGACGCTGAAGATCAGCGTGCAATGTTTGATAAATCGAAGATCATTGCTCGGCGCCGCATGCCGACTTTGGAGTTGATTCACGAGCGCTTCAGTCGTGCAGTTCGACTCACTCTTTTCAACATGATTCGTGCACCGATTGAAGTGCAGATGCATCTTCCGGTAGTCAAGAGTTATCAAAAATTCGTAGATGAGTTTCCTGAGCGTACCAACATCAACATTGTTGGTATTCGCCCATTGCGCGGTGTGGGTTGCTGGATTGTGGATCCAGGCGTGGTTTACATTGCGATTGACAATATGTTTGGTGGCGAAGGGCGTTTAGCTCCGCGCCTGAATTTGCGTGAATACACTGCAACAGAATTACGTATCATTCGCCGCTTAGTTGACGCCTTTCTCAGTGAGTACGAGAAAGCGTGGAAATCTGTCTATGAAATTAAGTTTGACTTCATGAGACAGGAAACCAACTTCGGTTTTGCCAAGATTACCTCTCCTGGTGAGATGGTGTTGCACTCTAAATTCACTATTGAGATTAATGGCCGACCAGGCGATATTGATCTGTGTATCCCTTTTTGGGTGTTGGAGCCGGTTAAAAGCATTCTGTACAACAATATGCAAGGCTTCGCGACCGAGCCTGACCAGCATTGGACTGATTTATTAAATGATCAAGTTCATGAAGCCCCTGTTACTGCAGTAGCAGTTTTAGCTCGTAAGCAAATGCTGCTCCGTGAAATTACCTCACTTTCAGTTGGGGACATCATTCCTATTGAGATTAATGATCCTGTGACCGTGTATGTAGATGGTTTGCCGGTAATCAAGGGTCAATATGGCACGAAAGATGGCCGTTATTCTGTAAAAGTTGGCACGATTCAACATCCTGCAGAATTCCTGAAGAGTCCTCTTGAAAGTGCTCGTCTTGGCCCAAGCATGATGCGCAGTGCTGAAAAGGGCGAGCTTTATGAGCAACTTCCAGAAGTCGCCAAAAGTCATGTTGAAGTGCCTGAAAATCCAGACGCAAGCGATACAATTAGCGCAGTGACTGATGGCCTAGTGCCTGATGGTCAATGA
- the fliN gene encoding flagellar motor switch protein FliN — translation MAENDNDLAKSMTSADVSGSLRKATFNNLEEGARTNPDFNEIDLVMDVPVQVTVELGRAKMQIRNLLNLTYGSVIELDILAGEPLEVVVNGCLVAQGEVVIVNDRYGIRLTDIVTPAERLRKINR, via the coding sequence ATGGCTGAAAACGATAACGATTTAGCAAAATCAATGACTAGTGCTGATGTATCTGGTTCATTGAGAAAAGCCACCTTTAACAATCTAGAGGAAGGTGCTAGAACTAACCCAGACTTTAACGAAATTGATTTGGTGATGGATGTACCAGTTCAAGTCACAGTGGAGTTGGGTCGCGCCAAAATGCAAATTCGTAATCTACTGAACTTAACTTATGGTTCCGTGATTGAATTGGATATTCTGGCAGGAGAGCCGCTCGAAGTGGTAGTTAATGGATGCTTGGTTGCTCAGGGTGAGGTAGTGATTGTGAATGACCGTTACGGTATTCGCTTGACTGATATCGTTACTCCGGCAGAGCGTCTGCGCAAAATTAATCGTTAA
- the fliO gene encoding flagellar biosynthetic protein FliO, with protein MDSSVGGMLLFSFFWLALAAALIWVVAFLVKRDSATRASNPHVMILAQQALGPRERVIVLNVLNRILVVGHTPSQITLIAELDPEDVANLKPQAASADFANNLRQFVKRKLG; from the coding sequence ATGGACTCCTCGGTCGGAGGTATGTTGCTATTCTCATTTTTTTGGCTTGCACTTGCAGCCGCTCTCATTTGGGTTGTTGCATTCTTGGTAAAGCGCGACTCAGCTACCCGCGCCAGTAATCCGCATGTGATGATCTTGGCTCAGCAAGCCTTAGGTCCACGTGAGCGAGTGATTGTTCTTAATGTCTTAAATCGAATTTTGGTTGTGGGTCATACCCCCAGTCAAATTACTCTGATAGCTGAGCTTGATCCCGAAGATGTTGCTAATTTGAAGCCGCAAGCAGCAAGCGCAGATTTTGCAAATAATTTGCGCCAGTTTGTGAAAAGAAAATTAGGATGA
- the fliP gene encoding flagellar type III secretion system pore protein FliP (The bacterial flagellar biogenesis protein FliP forms a type III secretion system (T3SS)-type pore required for flagellar assembly.) produces MKRKIFWYSFGITALIGLFPLVAWSQSLPLVTAKAGGGGTMYAVPVETIIALTALSFLPAALVLMTSFTRILIVFSLLRQALGLTTMPPNIVLIGLSFFLTLFIMNPVFDSIYKNAYQPYSTGKMGFPQAVEVGAKPLKEFMLKQTRRDDLNLFAKMYGQEIATREDVPFTVLIPAFAISEIKTGFLIGFVIYLPFLVIDFAVASILTSLGMVMVSPMMFSLPLKLIVFALADGWALLSTSLVQSYIN; encoded by the coding sequence ATGAAACGAAAAATATTCTGGTACTCATTTGGAATTACAGCCCTGATTGGGCTGTTTCCATTAGTTGCCTGGAGTCAATCTTTACCTCTTGTGACCGCTAAGGCGGGTGGCGGAGGTACGATGTACGCAGTGCCGGTAGAAACCATCATTGCGCTTACAGCGCTCAGTTTCTTGCCGGCCGCTTTGGTTCTCATGACCAGCTTCACGCGTATCCTGATTGTCTTTTCCTTATTGCGTCAGGCGCTAGGTTTGACGACCATGCCGCCAAATATTGTTTTGATCGGCCTTTCATTTTTCTTGACGCTATTCATCATGAATCCCGTCTTTGATTCGATCTATAAGAATGCTTATCAGCCTTACTCTACTGGCAAGATGGGCTTTCCGCAGGCAGTAGAGGTAGGCGCTAAACCTTTAAAAGAATTCATGCTCAAGCAAACCCGTCGAGACGATCTCAATCTCTTTGCAAAAATGTATGGCCAAGAAATTGCCACGCGTGAGGATGTTCCATTTACTGTTTTAATTCCAGCTTTTGCTATCTCCGAAATCAAGACAGGTTTTCTGATTGGCTTCGTAATTTATTTGCCATTCTTGGTGATTGACTTTGCGGTTGCCAGTATCTTGACATCGCTTGGTATGGTGATGGTCTCGCCAATGATGTTTTCATTGCCACTAAAGCTAATTGTGTTTGCATTGGCTGATGGCTGGGCGCTCCTGTCTACTTCACTTGTGCAAAGTTACATTAATTAG
- a CDS encoding flagellar biosynthetic protein FliQ, translated as MESGVIIDLVYQALRMAAVLAGPILMSLLVVGLVIGILQAATSINESTVAFVPKLIVFGVVIVMIGPITLVLFTDYIKELFARIPGLVN; from the coding sequence ATGGAAAGCGGAGTCATTATCGATTTGGTGTATCAAGCCTTAAGAATGGCAGCGGTATTGGCTGGTCCAATCTTGATGTCCTTGCTAGTAGTAGGATTGGTGATTGGTATTTTGCAGGCCGCTACTTCGATTAATGAATCGACTGTTGCCTTTGTTCCCAAGCTCATTGTGTTCGGCGTTGTGATCGTGATGATTGGCCCGATCACCTTAGTTTTATTTACTGACTATATTAAAGAGCTCTTTGCTCGCATACCTGGTTTGGTGAACTAA